A section of the Cinclus cinclus chromosome 27, bCinCin1.1, whole genome shotgun sequence genome encodes:
- the USP49 gene encoding ubiquitin carboxyl-terminal hydrolase 49, with amino-acid sequence MDRCKHVGRLRLAQDHSILNPQKWQCVDCHTTESLWACLKCSHVACGRYIEEHALRHFQESRHPLAMEVHELYVFCYLCQDYVLNDNPEGDLKLLRSSLSAIKGQGSGRTLRSTALAEDAWRRRSPQGQSQTLTALRHRRQALLARALRTWFHKSSRGQLKLKEKKHMEELEKKKEAARQRRREMKRRLLEELANAPPRKSARLLSHVHRESLIPRKFREVAAASPTSRQVQSSRLKQFYSIRRQPLMTPGVTGLRNLGNTCYMNSILQVLSHLQKFRECFLTLDLCETEELLAKTVNGRARMPGRLANGAAANEPGKPDKVGSSPALNGGSSISRSLELIQPREPSSKHISLCHELHTLFRVMWSGKWALVSPFAMLHSVWSLIPAFRGYDQQDAQEFLCELLDKVQQELESEGTKRRILIPFSQRKLTKQVLKVVNTIFHGQLLSQVTCRTCGYKSDTVEPFWDLSLEFPQRYHCLGRALPPPAHARCPLTEMLAKFTESEALEGRIYACDRCNSKRRKSSPKPLVLSEAKKQLLIYRLPQVLRLHLKRFRWSERNHREKIGVHVLFEQVLNMEPYCCRDSLPSLATESFVYDLSAVVMHHGKGFGSGHYTAYCYNTEGGFWVHCNDSKLNVCSVEEVCKTQAYILFYTQRTLQDKAGIPEKQLQAQVFATQKQ; translated from the exons ATGGATAGATGCAAACATGTGGGGCGGCTACGACTCGCCCAGGACCACTCGATCCTGAACCCCCAGAAGTGGCAGTGCGTGGACTGCCACACCACCGAGTCCCTCTGGGCCTGCCTCAAGTGCTCCCACGTGGCCTGCGGCCGCTACATCGAGGAGCACGCCCTGAGGCACTTCCAGGAGAGCCGGCACCCCTTGGCCATGGAAGTGCACGAGCTCTACGTCTTCTGTTACCTGTGCCAGGATTACGTCCTGAACGACAACCCCGAGGGCGACCTGAAGCTGCTCAGGAGCTCGCTGTCGGCCATCAAGGGGCAGGGGAGCGGGAGGACGCTGCGCTCCACGGCGCTGGCCGAggatgcctggaggaggaggagccctCAGGGTCAATCCCAAACGCTCACGGCGCTGCGGCACCGGCGCCAGGCCCTGCTGGCGAGGGCTCTGCGCACCTGGTTCCACAAGAGCTCCCGGGGACAGCTgaagctgaaggagaaaaaacacatggaggagctggagaagaagaaggaggcggctcggcagcggcggcgggagaTGAAGAGGCGGCTCCTGGAGGAGTTGGCCAACGCTCCCCCGAGGAAGAGCGCCAGGCTGCTGTCCCACGTGCACAGGGAGAGCTTGATCCCGAGGAAATTCAGGGAGGTGGCCGCGGCTTCCCCTACCTCAAGGcaggtgcagagcagcagattgAAGCAGTTCTACTCCATCCGGCGCCAGCCCCTGATGACGCCCGGGGTGACGGGGCTGAGGAACCTGGGCAACACCTGCTACATGAACTCCATCCTGCAGGTGCTCAGCCACCTCCAGAAGTTCCGGGAATGTTTCTTGACTCTCGATCTCTGTGAAACAGAAGAACTTTTAGCTAAAACTGTGAACGGCAGGGCTAGGATGCCCGGCAGACTGGCCAACGGGGCTGCTGCCAACGAGCCGGGGAAGCCTGACAAGGTGGGATCGTCTCCAGCTTTGAACGGGGGCTCCTCCATCAGCAGGAGTTTGGAGCTCATCCAGCCCAGGGAGCCCAGCTCGAAGCACATCTCCCTGTGCCACGAGCTGCACACCCTGTTCAGGGTGATGTGGTCTGGCAAGTGGGCCCTGGTGTCCCCGTTCGCCATGCTGCACTCCGTGTGGAGCCTGATCCCGGCGTTCCGCGGCTACGACCAGCAGGACGCTCAGGAATTCCTCTGCGAGCTCCTGGACAaggtgcagcaggagctggagtcCGAGGGCACCAAGCGCAGGATCCTCATCCCCTTCTCGCAGAGGAAGCTCACCAAGCAGGTCCTCAAGGTGGTCAACACCATTTTCCACGGGCAGTTGCTCAGCCAG GTCACCTGCAGGACGTGCGGCTACAAGTCGGACACGGTGGAGCCCTTCTGGGACCTGTCGCTGGAGTTCCCGCAGCGCTACCACTGCCTGGGCCGGGCGCTGCCGCCCCCCGCGCACGCCCGCTGCCCGCTCACTGAGATGCTGGCCAAGTTCACCGAGAGCGAAGCGCTGGAGGGGAGGATCTACGCCTGCGACCGCTGCAACA GTAAAAGGCGAAAATCTTCTCCCAAACCTCTTGTTCTGAGTGAAGCTAAAAAGCAGTTGCTGATCTACAGACTACCTCAGGTCCTCCGGCTGCACCTTAAACGTTTCAG GTGGTCTGAGCGCAATCACCGCGAGAAGATCGGGGTCCATGTCCTCTTTGAGCAGGTATTAAACATGGAACCTTACTGCTGCAGGGACTCTCTGCCCTCCCTTGCCACAGAGAGCTTTGTGTATGACCTGTCGGCTGTGGTGATGCATCACGGCAAGGGGTTTGGCTCAGGACACTACACAGCTTATTGCTACAACACCGAGGGAG GTTTTTGGGTGCACTGCAACGACTCCAAACTGAATGTATGTAGCGTGGAGGAGGTGTGCAAGACCCAGGCCTACATCCTCTTCTACACTCAGAGAACGCTGCAGGACAAAGCAGGAATCCCAGAAAAACAACTCCAAGCTCAGGTTTTTGCCACCCAAAAGCAGTGA
- the TOMM6 gene encoding mitochondrial import receptor subunit TOM6 homolog yields the protein MAAAAAAGGGGGGGAGAMAAPAPPRGIRAWLRSAFRFATDRNDFRRNLLVNLGLFAAGVWVARNLTDIDLMAPQPVP from the exons atggcggcggcggcggcggcaggaggaggaggaggaggaggagcgggAGCGAtggcggccccggccccgccgcggggcATCCGCGCCTGGCTGCGGAGCGCGTTCCGCTTCGCCACCGACCGCAACGACTTCCGCAG GAACCTGCTGGTGAACCTGGGGCTGTTTGCTGCAGGGGTCTGGGTCGCCCGGAACCTGACAGACATCGACCTGATGGCCCCACAGCCAGTCCCATAG
- the LOC134054138 gene encoding LOW QUALITY PROTEIN: uncharacterized protein LOC134054138 (The sequence of the model RefSeq protein was modified relative to this genomic sequence to represent the inferred CDS: inserted 2 bases in 1 codon) yields the protein MQEFTSPGRPVQTSSLSERASQAPNISGGVPGEGKVINPQGEGRDGGALKEHHNPGSAIPSWNAEGHGGGEAGGAGLAREGLNGVGREFGTTSESLQCQGGDRRAGTDKRTRWEVTATGSCRPSPLLPWRGSKADPEAPGAPLGSSGRMFPPAGCRRGQPREPGPWWDEPRPCPPPGPEDTWGEPPRELQRRRRCHRRRQPSPRDPRPFHGPGDVPWKEEERWAPHDCPPQPPWNDREEFQGPENGFGDGWHLELLPDPWSEFPKEERPPPWPPCGPPRTPGAFRGHWPPWSHRPAGKHSPRRSHLRQLTPVPVAWCPRPPPAHKPHSKPSPVPSKRSQPLAGKKLEPPQPPTPLQGAAERPKQEQDVPVTSGNVLEPPSPAGSPLESPAPHPGAVEPLVGDSLAPRAAPTSGAAWLRGLSCWNISLLSHPALPLLALLSLCQAWNFSRLFSVISFAFLXPGMDTCPHAIACPQVELEAGQTPVGSQEQDPCVLGTDPAPLEETSRYPEIQEHLEVETCSPGVPKAGTCHRSRPQSPAAPPDPAKRELLDSSSSGEAGAELSPHSWEQALRGAGEVQAEAVQDGPLQSLQPPENPQVPPGCAVEPKAWLSQAPPGACTTPETSLGSQRPPGSCETNLAVSLQHQLSCMLPAPFPAGIDFRSAAVLAKKAEIELSYQQFSLTIAVVATMLLQKEPSMEAALGLALRANLRQCRSHHLQQLEDFIDTIDSATSSL from the exons ATGCAGGAATTCACATCTCCGGGCCGACCAGTTCAGACCAGTTCGTTATCAGAGCGTGCCAGCCAAGCCCCCAACATCAGCGGGGGTGTTCCCGGGGAAGGGAAGGTGATAAATCCACAGGGGGAAGGGCGGGATGGCGGTGCCTTGAAGGAACACCACAACCCCGGCAGcgccattcccagctggaatgcaGAGGGACACGGGGGAGGCGAGGCTGGAGGCGCCGGGCTGGCTCGGGAGGGATTGAATGGGGTGGGCAGAGAGTTTGGGACAACCTCAGAGTCGCTGCAGTGTCAAGGAGGTGACAGACGCGCTGGGACGGACAAACGGACACGCTGGGAGGTGACAGCCACCGGCAGCTGCCGCCCGTCCCCGCTGCTCCCCTGGCGTGGCAGCAAAG CGGATCCCGAAGCTCCGGGTGCCCCTCTGGGCTCCTCGGGCAGGATGTTCCCCCCGGCGGGCTGCAGGAggggccagcccagggag CCTGGTCCCTGGTGGGATGAGCCACGGCCGTGTCCCCCTCCTGGCCCCGAGGACACCTGGGGGGAGCCACCCCGGGAGCTCCAGCGCAGGAGACGGTGCCACAGGCGGCGCCAG CCCAGTCCCAGGGACCCCAGACCTTTCCATGGCCCTGGTGATGTCCcgtggaaggaggaggagagatgGGCACCCCACGACTGTCCCCCACAGCCCCCCTGGAATGACAGAGAAGAATTCCAAGGACCTGAGAATGGCTTTGGAGACGGCTGGCACCTG gagctgctgcctgatCCCTGGTCTGAATTCCCCAAGGAGGAGCGGCCCCCACCCTGGCCCCCCTGCGGCCCTCCACG gacTCCAGGAGCTTTTCGGGGCCACTGGCCACCCTGGAGCCATCGGCCGGCTGGGAAACACAGCCCCCGCAGGAGCCACCTCCGGCAGCTGACCCCGGTCCCCGTGGCGTGGTGTCCCCGACCCCCCCCAG CGCACAAGCCGCACTCCAAGCCCTCTCCTGTCCCTTCCAAGAGGAGCCAGCCGCTGGCCGGGAAGAAGCTggagcccccccagccccctaCTCCCCTCCAAGGTGCTGCGGAGAGGCCGAAACAGGAGCAG GATGTGCCAGTGACGAGTGGGAATGTCCTGGAGCCCCCCAGTCCAGCTGGGAGCCCTCTGGAGAGCCCAGCTCCCCATCCTGGTGCTGTGGAGCCTCTGGTAGGAGATTCTcttgctcccagggctgctcccacctCTGGAGCTGCCTGGCTCAGGGGTCTCAGCTGCTGGAAcatctctctcctctcccacccAGCCCTTCCCCTCTTGGCTTTGCTGTCTCTTTGCCAGGcatggaatttttccaggctcTTCTCTGTGATTTCCTTTGCGTTTTT TCCCGGGATGGACACGTGTCCTCACGCCATTGCCTGTCCCCAGGTTGAGCTGGAAGCTGGGCAGACTCCCGtgggcagccaggagcaggatcCCTGTGTTTTGGGAACAGATCCAGCCCCTCTGGAGGAGACCTCCAGGTATCCTGAGATCCAGGAGCACCTTGAG GTAGAGACGTGCAgtccaggtgtccccaaggctGGCACCTGTCACAGGTCAcgtccccagagcccagcagcccctccaGACCCTGCCAAGAGGGAACTCCTGGATTCCAGCTCCTCTGGAGaggcaggggctgagctcagcccacATTCCTGGGAGCAGGCTCTGCGTGGAGCTGGAGAAGTCCAGGCAGAAGCTGTCCAGGATGGG cctctgcagagccttcagCCACCCGAAAACCCTCAGGTGCCTCCAGGATGTGCAGTAGAACCCAAGGCCTGGCTTAGCCAGGCTCCTCCTGGTGCCTGCACCACCCCAGAGACCTCCCTGGGATCCCAGCGCCCACCTGGGTCCTGTGAGACAAACCTG gctgtgtccctccagcaccagctcagctgcatgctcccagcaccattcccagccGGCATCGATTTCCGCTCCGCTGCCGTCCTGGCCAAGAAGGCAGAGATTGAGCTG TCGTACCAGCAGTTCAGCCTGACCATTGCCGTGGTGGCCACgatgctgctgcagaaggagcCCTCGATGGAGGCGGCGCTGGGGCTGGCACTCAGGGCCAACCTCCGGCAGTGCCGCAGCcaccacctgcagcagctggaggattTCATCGACACCATCGACTCAGCCACCTCCAGCCTGTGA